A region of Pyxidicoccus parkwaysis DNA encodes the following proteins:
- a CDS encoding DUF445 family protein, translating into MTQEQISMQGQQMFGDALKARIADAVRERVVSGLDERIGTEIRERVSEAVRGVLSERWMNMQQGDVGGSGAFDVDTVVETVHSRLADVIRERVATGVHERAREVLRERLGEALRGAMAENWMAIQQGPGQFDTHRIAERVRNRLEDALRDRLSYVVRERVREALRERLGDALRSAFVERRMGAEGFAPVDPERIADAIRTRLADAVHERLNIAVRERVREALKERLADSLRTALTERRTHGFGQFDPERIADIVRERVADGIRERVQSGLRERVREALRERLGDELRTRLSERTLGFQAQGQNMLDPERIAESLRGRLADALHERLSSALREHLHEALRERLADSIRESLGASGRGGGFGEQYTGMGGFQPQSFGQASLDMEGIVSAVRERVGEDLRERMADVVRERVSEAVRKELKNGASTQAPLA; encoded by the coding sequence ATGACCCAGGAACAAATCTCCATGCAGGGGCAGCAGATGTTCGGTGATGCCCTGAAGGCCCGCATCGCGGACGCCGTGCGCGAGCGCGTCGTGTCGGGCCTCGACGAGCGCATCGGCACGGAGATTCGCGAGCGCGTCAGCGAAGCGGTCCGCGGCGTGTTGAGCGAGCGCTGGATGAACATGCAGCAGGGCGACGTCGGCGGCAGCGGCGCGTTCGACGTGGACACCGTGGTGGAGACGGTCCACAGCCGCCTGGCGGACGTCATCCGCGAGCGCGTCGCCACCGGCGTGCACGAGCGTGCGCGCGAGGTGCTGCGCGAGCGGCTGGGCGAGGCGCTGCGCGGCGCGATGGCCGAGAACTGGATGGCCATTCAGCAGGGCCCCGGCCAGTTCGACACCCACCGCATCGCGGAGCGGGTGCGCAACCGGCTCGAGGATGCGCTGCGTGACAGGCTCTCCTACGTCGTGCGCGAGCGCGTCCGCGAGGCGCTGCGCGAGCGGCTGGGCGACGCGCTGCGCTCGGCCTTCGTGGAGCGGAGGATGGGGGCGGAGGGCTTCGCCCCGGTAGACCCCGAGCGCATCGCCGACGCCATCCGCACGCGGCTGGCGGATGCCGTCCACGAGCGGCTCAACATCGCCGTGCGCGAGCGCGTCCGCGAGGCGCTCAAGGAGCGCCTGGCGGATTCGCTGCGCACCGCGCTGACCGAGCGCAGGACGCACGGCTTCGGCCAGTTCGACCCCGAGCGCATCGCCGACATCGTCCGTGAGCGCGTCGCGGACGGCATCCGCGAGCGCGTGCAGTCCGGCCTGCGCGAGCGCGTCCGCGAGGCGCTGCGCGAGCGGCTGGGCGACGAGCTGCGCACTCGGCTGAGCGAACGGACCCTGGGCTTCCAGGCCCAGGGCCAGAACATGCTGGACCCGGAGCGCATCGCCGAGTCGCTCCGCGGCCGCCTGGCTGACGCGCTCCACGAGCGGCTCTCCAGCGCGCTCCGCGAGCATCTGCACGAGGCGCTGAGGGAGCGGCTGGCCGACTCCATCCGCGAGTCGCTGGGCGCCTCGGGGCGCGGCGGCGGCTTCGGCGAGCAGTACACGGGCATGGGCGGCTTCCAGCCCCAGAGCTTCGGGCAGGCGTCGCTCGACATGGAGGGCATCGTCTCCGCCGTCCGCGAGCGCGTGGGTGAGGACCTCCGCGAGCGCATGGCGGACGTGGTCCGCGAGCGCGTCAGCGAGGCGGTGCGCAAGGAGCTGAAGAACGGCGCCAGCACCCAGGCGCCCCTGGCCTGA
- a CDS encoding peptidoglycan-binding protein: MRTHSHRPHLHVGSTGHRVKKVEERLESLGYLKGAADDRFDARTAKAVVDYKRDHGWKGKPEGVVGERMAHSLRHTEGATTAGTGGATTAQASATGDSGDKGKTPSKLKGATYNVERDRDPAEVRKRLGGFVKRHDLDFIQLQEINGYHKALENIPGYHLVTFPKAKDHGESGILVKDSLLAKQPMLIQGEGGGWTTVRNGHAPPRAAVAVKLAGWLTVVSAHQPPSVDWKNGQPVGPPNRVSTYKSLSEKLLAFAKRQLEKHPDQALLIGGDWNEEASTKGKWSPGWIAQQAGMKTHGGAKTHGNASIDWEMSNGCRVSNIKAGRTLGSDHNIVTFTVSRPKDKG, from the coding sequence ATGCGAACCCATTCCCACCGCCCCCACCTCCACGTCGGCTCCACGGGCCACCGCGTCAAGAAGGTCGAAGAGCGACTGGAGTCGCTCGGCTACCTCAAGGGTGCCGCTGACGACCGCTTCGACGCCCGCACCGCCAAGGCGGTGGTCGACTACAAGCGCGACCATGGCTGGAAGGGGAAGCCGGAGGGGGTCGTCGGCGAGCGGATGGCCCACTCGCTGAGGCACACCGAGGGTGCCACCACTGCAGGCACTGGCGGCGCCACCACCGCCCAGGCCAGCGCGACGGGTGATAGCGGCGACAAGGGCAAGACCCCGTCGAAGCTCAAGGGCGCGACCTACAACGTCGAGCGCGACCGCGACCCCGCGGAGGTGCGGAAGCGGCTGGGCGGCTTCGTCAAACGCCACGACCTCGACTTCATCCAGCTCCAGGAAATCAACGGCTATCACAAAGCCCTGGAGAACATCCCCGGCTACCACCTGGTGACCTTCCCCAAGGCCAAGGACCACGGCGAGTCGGGCATCCTCGTCAAGGACAGCCTGCTCGCAAAGCAGCCCATGTTGATTCAGGGCGAGGGCGGCGGCTGGACCACCGTGCGCAACGGCCACGCCCCGCCGCGGGCGGCCGTCGCAGTCAAACTCGCGGGCTGGCTGACGGTGGTCTCGGCCCACCAGCCGCCCTCTGTCGACTGGAAGAACGGCCAACCCGTCGGGCCGCCGAACCGGGTGAGTACCTACAAGTCGCTCTCCGAGAAGCTGCTCGCCTTCGCGAAGCGGCAGCTCGAGAAACACCCCGACCAGGCCCTGCTCATCGGCGGCGACTGGAACGAGGAGGCGTCGACCAAGGGTAAGTGGTCACCCGGATGGATTGCCCAGCAGGCGGGCATGAAGACCCACGGCGGCGCGAAGACCCACGGCAACGCGAGCATCGACTGGGAGATGTCCAACGGGTGCCGGGTCTCGAATATCAAGGCCGGACGGACTCTCGGCTCGGACCACAACATCGTCACCTTCACCGTGAGCCGCCCGAAGGACAAGGGCTGA
- a CDS encoding IS66 family transposase, giving the protein MRRKFFEAQPFAPACEEVLELIGEVYAIEAELPGWAASTGEVRRAALAHRLAVRQQYSTPVVERIRQWALAQRAAPGSAFRKALEYMLKLWDGLTVFLRIPVVPLDNNHVERQMRDMVVGRNNLRRGRIPSGASGRRPGAVPRQAAGPQPRRVRRPGRRLRLEIFGAGEPTVDWCARSRASV; this is encoded by the coding sequence GTGCGCCGCAAATTCTTTGAAGCGCAGCCATTCGCGCCCGCTTGCGAAGAGGTGCTGGAACTCATTGGCGAGGTGTATGCCATTGAGGCGGAGCTGCCCGGCTGGGCCGCCTCGACTGGAGAGGTGCGCCGGGCCGCGCTCGCGCACCGGCTCGCCGTGCGTCAGCAGTACTCCACGCCGGTGGTGGAGCGCATCCGCCAGTGGGCCCTGGCCCAGCGCGCCGCCCCTGGCAGCGCCTTCCGCAAGGCCCTGGAGTACATGCTGAAGCTGTGGGACGGGCTGACCGTCTTCCTGCGCATCCCCGTGGTGCCCCTCGACAACAACCATGTGGAGCGGCAGATGCGCGACATGGTGGTGGGCAGGAACAACCTTCGGCGTGGCCGAATTCCATCCGGCGCATCCGGCCGCCGGCCTGGCGCTGTACCGCGCCAGGCAGCAGGGCCGCAACCGCGTCGAGTTCGCCGGCCCGGCCGACGGTTGAGGCTTGAGATTTTTGGTGCGGGCGAGCCGACTGTCGACTGGTGCGCGCGGAGCCGTGCTTCCGTATAA
- a CDS encoding NIPSNAP family protein, with the protein MIYELRVYHCAPGRLPALHQRFTQVTLALFQKHGIEQAGFFTTVVGASNQTLTYLLKWDSLAEREAKWNAFVGDPEWTAARAASEADGVIVERIENSFLAPTAYSSVS; encoded by the coding sequence ATGATTTATGAATTGCGCGTTTATCACTGCGCCCCCGGCCGTCTGCCGGCGCTGCACCAGCGCTTCACGCAAGTGACGCTGGCGCTGTTTCAGAAGCACGGCATCGAGCAGGCGGGCTTTTTCACCACCGTGGTCGGCGCCAGCAACCAGACGCTGACATATCTGCTCAAGTGGGACAGCCTGGCCGAGCGCGAAGCGAAGTGGAACGCCTTCGTCGGCGATCCGGAATGGACGGCCGCCCGCGCGGCGTCGGAAGCCGACGGCGTCATCGTCGAGCGTATCGAGAATTCGTTCCTGGCGCCGACCGCCTATTCGTCGGTGAGCTGA
- a CDS encoding pentapeptide repeat-containing protein: protein MSQLNIENQDIENQRLEIGADTVCFLGPNLTLRNCTLVLKIAARNLLLLQPRLIDCTIEVKRELKNFSWNHAHLKGCRFTGAMTGNDFGRWSFDEDADRGSVENCDFTHARLDACRFVGCDLTRLKLPSWPCFTVLDPVGRKHELRTLQWPGTMRITVESFTDNLPETLAVTYFAPALAKRDETTPEAIRAVLDTLPGVIL, encoded by the coding sequence ATGAGCCAGCTCAACATCGAGAACCAGGACATCGAGAATCAGCGACTCGAAATCGGCGCTGACACGGTGTGCTTCCTGGGGCCCAACCTGACGCTCCGCAACTGCACCCTGGTGCTGAAGATAGCTGCGAGAAACCTGCTACTCCTTCAGCCACGACTCATCGACTGCACCATCGAAGTAAAGCGGGAGCTGAAGAACTTCTCCTGGAACCATGCCCACCTGAAGGGCTGTAGGTTCACGGGCGCAATGACCGGAAATGACTTTGGCCGCTGGTCCTTCGATGAGGATGCGGATCGGGGCAGCGTCGAGAACTGCGACTTCACCCATGCACGCCTGGACGCCTGCCGTTTCGTCGGCTGTGACCTCACACGTCTGAAGCTTCCTTCCTGGCCCTGCTTCACCGTGCTCGACCCGGTGGGACGCAAGCACGAGCTGCGCACCCTTCAGTGGCCGGGCACCATGCGCATCACCGTCGAGTCCTTCACGGACAACCTCCCGGAGACCCTCGCCGTGACCTACTTCGCCCCCGCCCTGGCGAAGCGCGACGAGACCACCCCGGAAGCCATCCGCGCCGTCCTCGACACCCTCCCCGGTGTCATCCTCTGA
- a CDS encoding RNA polymerase sigma factor, which yields MPTSPQALPAPEGAEPLDFERVHAQHAAFVWRTLRRMGVRESDLEDVCQEAFLVVHRRLPEFDRRAPVAAWLFGICMRLASDHRKRAHIRRETSVAQTPDEAGPPEQLESVARSQARARLDRILDALDEDKRAVFVLFEIEQWSMADVAQAVGCPVQTAYARLYAARKQVQEAVARLQGGER from the coding sequence ATGCCCACTTCTCCCCAGGCTCTGCCCGCTCCCGAAGGGGCGGAACCGCTCGACTTCGAGCGGGTGCATGCCCAGCACGCGGCCTTTGTGTGGCGTACGCTGCGACGCATGGGGGTGAGGGAGTCGGACCTGGAGGATGTCTGCCAGGAGGCCTTCCTGGTCGTCCATCGCCGCCTTCCCGAGTTCGACCGACGCGCCCCCGTGGCGGCATGGCTCTTCGGCATCTGCATGCGGCTGGCCTCGGACCACCGCAAGCGGGCCCACATCCGTCGGGAGACCTCCGTCGCACAGACACCCGACGAGGCCGGTCCACCGGAGCAGCTCGAATCCGTGGCGCGCAGCCAGGCGCGGGCCCGGTTGGACCGCATCCTGGATGCGCTCGACGAGGACAAGCGGGCGGTGTTCGTCCTCTTCGAAATCGAGCAGTGGTCCATGGCCGACGTGGCCCAGGCGGTGGGGTGCCCCGTGCAGACCGCCTATGCGCGGCTGTACGCTGCGCGCAAGCAGGTCCAGGAGGCCGTGGCCCGGTTGCAAGGAGGCGAGAGATGA
- the sitA5 gene encoding SitA5 family polymorphic toxin → MPLRLRQASAVLLVLLTACSGTPRITRVTVDEDREAGPDAARYGLSVFAPRTVPSEPVEVDEDDFTEAVARLARETRPVARPREEARRLFAETREAVARQNGEHVFRLAPIEVSAKAPQDEAELTREYLRWCERTQDGGDCLRLLVDGPTVRGDDRYALALAISLGSVLEETTQALKGMVQPSAVLSMLVWTAALYLTLWALPDPLSKGLAAVITVALLAWLGVDTVWSLMRGWVRLVEDSDRATTFDELSDAGEKFGRVMGENTARVLVMVATAVLAGSVPKLAKKLPALPGFQQAAVQAEAQGGIRLAQVAEVETVAASSEGTFSVMMKSPESGAGTSAAESEAAVTSIIRHQGGNRQVITNGQRWHVPANKPLKDIPTTDPMGDQLQAAATRIAEKWGPHQLKEAEQVAIRKALAQGEQWLARLLERQARGRFLEQVLRRQFTQLKWNPKGVDAVDPLTGYKYELLSGTDSNLALHGTRMARELFRMITF, encoded by the coding sequence ATGCCGCTCCGTCTCCGTCAGGCAAGCGCCGTCCTGTTGGTGCTGCTGACTGCTTGCAGTGGGACTCCGCGTATCACGCGCGTCACCGTGGATGAGGACCGCGAGGCCGGGCCGGATGCGGCGCGATACGGACTGAGCGTCTTCGCTCCGCGCACGGTGCCGAGCGAGCCGGTGGAGGTGGACGAGGACGACTTCACCGAGGCGGTGGCGAGACTGGCGCGCGAGACACGGCCCGTGGCGCGGCCACGCGAGGAAGCGCGCAGGTTGTTCGCGGAGACACGCGAGGCGGTGGCACGGCAGAACGGTGAGCACGTCTTCCGACTGGCGCCCATTGAAGTGAGTGCGAAGGCACCTCAGGACGAAGCGGAGCTGACGCGCGAGTACCTGCGCTGGTGCGAGCGGACGCAGGACGGTGGGGACTGCCTCAGACTGCTGGTGGATGGGCCCACCGTGCGCGGAGATGACCGCTATGCGCTGGCGCTGGCGATTTCGCTGGGCTCGGTGCTGGAGGAGACGACGCAGGCACTGAAGGGGATGGTGCAGCCGTCCGCCGTGCTGTCGATGTTGGTGTGGACAGCCGCCCTCTACCTCACGCTTTGGGCACTACCGGACCCGCTCTCCAAGGGCCTCGCGGCGGTGATAACCGTGGCACTGCTGGCGTGGCTGGGCGTGGACACGGTGTGGAGTCTGATGCGCGGCTGGGTGCGGCTGGTGGAGGACTCGGACCGGGCGACGACGTTCGATGAGTTGAGCGATGCGGGAGAGAAGTTCGGCCGGGTGATGGGCGAGAACACCGCACGCGTGCTGGTGATGGTGGCCACGGCGGTGCTCGCGGGCTCGGTGCCGAAGCTGGCGAAGAAGCTGCCGGCGCTGCCCGGCTTCCAACAGGCAGCCGTGCAGGCCGAGGCGCAGGGAGGAATCCGGCTCGCGCAAGTTGCCGAGGTGGAGACGGTGGCAGCCTCTTCGGAGGGCACCTTCTCCGTGATGATGAAGAGCCCGGAGAGCGGGGCGGGCACGTCGGCCGCGGAGTCAGAGGCCGCGGTGACGAGCATCATCCGGCACCAGGGCGGAAACCGGCAGGTCATCACCAACGGTCAGCGCTGGCATGTGCCCGCGAACAAGCCTCTGAAGGACATCCCCACGACGGACCCGATGGGAGACCAGCTTCAAGCGGCGGCGACGCGTATCGCCGAGAAATGGGGCCCTCATCAGCTCAAGGAAGCAGAACAGGTGGCCATCAGAAAGGCCCTGGCTCAGGGCGAGCAGTGGCTGGCGCGCCTCCTCGAACGACAGGCACGAGGACGATTCCTGGAGCAGGTTCTTCGACGGCAGTTCACCCAACTGAAATGGAATCCCAAGGGAGTCGATGCAGTCGACCCTTTGACCGGGTACAAATACGAGCTTCTCTCCGGAACAGATTCGAACCTGGCGCTGCATGGCACACGCATGGCCAGGGAGCTCTTCCGGATGATTACCTTCTGA
- a CDS encoding right-handed parallel beta-helix repeat-containing protein has translation MSPVHRLCAVIALTCALPAVARTRVVHPGESIQAAVDRSRPGDTVLVLPGLYREPGRPCPTDATQTCAVVISQDDIRLRGQPRPGAPVVLENAGGQHTGIAVARVGASGAECLSHPRQRIDGARVEDLTVKGFDENGVVFFCVDHWLIDSVEAHDNEGYGLYPSHCGPGRVLRSVATGANDTGIYVGQSHDVRVDQNLAYDNVNGFEVESSIRVQVDHNVAFGNTAGLVMFIQPGGDVLVSQDNRIEYNLMHDNNRPNTCEPGDEVCLIPPGVGILDVGGKRNRIEHNWAWNNETVGIALVDSCSAIGLDPDSPECAALGFNPFPRDTRIQRNVALGNGTAPTRPPGADLLWNGTGTGNCWRDNLAVLLVPPELPRCDW, from the coding sequence ATGAGCCCGGTTCACCGACTCTGCGCCGTCATCGCACTCACCTGTGCGCTCCCGGCCGTCGCGCGCACCCGCGTCGTCCATCCCGGTGAGTCCATCCAGGCGGCGGTGGACCGCTCCAGGCCCGGCGACACCGTGCTCGTCCTTCCCGGCCTCTACCGCGAGCCAGGCCGCCCCTGCCCCACCGACGCGACCCAGACGTGCGCGGTCGTCATCTCCCAGGACGACATCCGCCTGAGAGGGCAGCCCCGGCCGGGCGCGCCCGTCGTCCTGGAGAATGCGGGCGGGCAGCACACGGGCATCGCCGTGGCCCGCGTCGGCGCGTCGGGTGCCGAGTGCTTGAGCCATCCCCGCCAGCGCATCGACGGGGCCCGTGTGGAGGACCTCACCGTCAAGGGCTTCGACGAGAATGGCGTCGTCTTCTTCTGCGTGGACCACTGGCTCATCGACTCTGTCGAAGCGCATGACAACGAGGGATATGGCCTCTATCCCTCACACTGTGGCCCCGGCCGGGTGCTCCGGAGCGTGGCGACCGGCGCGAACGACACCGGCATCTACGTGGGCCAGTCCCATGACGTGCGAGTGGACCAGAACCTCGCCTACGACAACGTCAATGGCTTCGAGGTGGAGAGCAGCATCCGCGTACAGGTCGACCACAACGTCGCTTTCGGGAACACCGCCGGGTTGGTGATGTTCATCCAGCCGGGCGGTGACGTGCTCGTCAGCCAGGACAACCGCATCGAATACAACTTGATGCACGACAACAACCGGCCCAATACGTGCGAGCCCGGGGACGAGGTCTGCCTCATTCCGCCCGGCGTCGGCATCCTCGACGTGGGCGGAAAGCGCAACCGCATCGAGCACAACTGGGCCTGGAACAACGAGACCGTGGGCATCGCACTCGTGGACTCCTGCAGTGCCATCGGGCTGGACCCGGACTCGCCCGAGTGTGCTGCACTCGGTTTCAACCCCTTCCCCAGGGATACGCGCATCCAGCGCAACGTGGCCCTGGGTAACGGCACCGCCCCCACCCGGCCGCCCGGCGCCGACCTCCTGTGGAACGGCACCGGCACCGGGAACTGCTGGCGGGACAACCTGGCCGTGCTGCTCGTGCCTCCGGAGCTTCCCCGCTGTGACTGGTGA